One genomic region from Anopheles bellator chromosome 2, idAnoBellAS_SP24_06.2, whole genome shotgun sequence encodes:
- the LOC131210008 gene encoding uncharacterized protein LOC131210008 — protein sequence MERKEEKEKVKAQRKRSGDHSVRRENLPTPPPDPTIDRRPEVSGPTDGCAGLAANASSPPCDSYGGYHETDPFKRLYTYREREAQFLRLLCDNEPAGRRTAAAAAAPSVPAGEQQEKDAWLGADPGFESATDFLMLLNRAGPSVAAALLTKDAIDQLDRLHELIGQFLTVQEQNMRMAWQLKNVETLRKLKLMQIAIAKDPESFIAGQGDDPSDNDLLDNEIEQNLALLETILAAGNTASSKRSSSKRERSKSVINEEIANFQLARKESGGRNYSLRRQSAISDFKPKVSKWTKVKAAFKWEKTSALPANEIKSSEAMMIPVNNEVARYLRVPSIPCVGSSGDSVFSSSSGIVVSGGSAPGTPGENSLASSTENLTDMNEEPAGRDKHAKRDSVKSASERGSQEEDARRSRSLDGEAILEPIRQMDKNKNKSAWSKVKGIVKNHRGSLKSNESRRNATKPSNSVGCSREASPCESMEACELMAHGRDRSDSFSSSQTSPGHRTATTPTFLLLPAGTGGVGETQSAPSGPNSPCGSIPTGPTISSGDDADWKPVTVPEYRTSRSGSGDKGVPPAAAAPQPAPPATTRSSRKSKHIPDIESVPEGVPVETNNSSISSRLRKSPPKPLSLRQEAIDLPGPLDQPLGSADGPASLSLSSSSPGARHSPKRRSYAGITFEPDGSLPASPSGKHFTFFGAVPAPTASAGAADQRGVEVPEGDYSSGDVSDQTTPKRRPSPKNRTLQRQREEIERRYQELQQKLQREFDAKQQEWERMRPAALLLNTNPLLLLVHQLLKDDPGGGHAAIGGVAASSKAQPTPIVEDNLTPDFKKKLNEWRSKHQPQSSKDGADGKKKPITDWQLWKTGQIKLEGQGLKQLPDAKDLPEDFQKKLSEWKQMKAANKVPSYTSQTSPGVASGSAASGNGDGSMKRHQVKACGGAVKKSKTADELEKDKTHQQSHQQQQQQQQQQQHKAEGLSKLKALVSTSEAPKKELVVQTTKGFIKFEGISRKFTRKLFEWEKAKNIAPEASTIALLHPGYAPVVVESRGVLMVDTKREKSPGLVRSLSMDSIAPNPSASSISHQPSSLSLNDADELKDADKDSASNNRRVSSNPELELSAEREEPGAVLVEVEDDVLEMADPLPAPATAVERRQSTTLSPNQKAKEPGYASRPSSNSSTILKDSTKLLIRLSEQDSVDRDEVRRLKIVLRALIATLPEFVETGSRNSIAFFAYMKDLALDVLRQLHRFDDGTPKDAGEVLANVQSINGLVAELKKSLHAYMKYATGGANGRNDEEIPQISITPAAIGAQATTSIQRTDDSFRSMATINVTPTFLCNAVRVKTVDVAVASPVHRLLPVSSESEPVPVTSPDDSSAPRKELVPRKESPEKEAREPTGGKKLQRNLSNGSRRKTRIKRMGSRQSSKTESDSDDSGPNCALDVPRKTKRKTSRAKKSSFDSTERLATGERAAVAEDVVYVLKIKPGQKIEQLEHPQPQNALMTMAGPEEVLVSPPGNCVEPLVEELATVASAATTSVLVKTKRKIFTTLEPGALPPGELPVAAPKVAISQELESGSGTSDRNEAETVATPYGAAEQSRVTNLPPLPQSPGMQRRLHDHHHGSHQKAPNKELSPNIRIMIAKYNQRLSTEKPGTSPHSSGSCSPVAWRSPVLDRRVRKQTEKYQDAIQLSKSASAGSLRKSLRHLEDGPGLPAGQGALLGRRDRLGAEDRAPVIKSSSTSKIEGTTSKGTELRDCPRTKEESPELLATFLACDSLRRRDTLSRLERSREAAQSKSSEPPSATVDASVPPASATGTIRKERLYKKRTESPIAASGSAMVSRGEKYSRCRSVPNEECAPEALISSKALKPPSPRLIARRRHLELQQRAGECSRSAPTTPLDENRSILVPLSQRALKLQKAKEEFLLRAPLATGDRSAVSTPEPVASDWSNRLSQISATTSTASSALDAGGCPDLLLMKSASAGVVDGASVTDVSLRRNESGEVRPDVGGGSSSRHSISTTSGGRFGGLSNLASKLRKVKLRRSSKDLSKMHAVSALCRQSLMVDISGEAAKLGSAHSLGSPRSSLGATDEADREGDSEPLKKSGSVQAICNRFRRTGDRSDELKKSRSLGFLEPDRKGSG from the exons ATGGAGAGGAaagaggaaaaggaaaaggtgAAAGCACAGCGCAAACGTTCCGGGGACCATTCCGTGCGGAGGGAAAATCTGCCGACCCCACCGCCCGatccgacgatcgatcggcggccggaGGTCAGTGGGCCCACCGATGGTTGCGCCGGGTTGGCGGCGAACGcatcgtcgccaccgtgcGACTCGTACGGCGGTTATCACGAGACCGATCCGTTCAAGCGGCTCTACACGTACCGGGAACGGGAGGCCCAATTTTTGCGCCTGTTGTGTGATAATGAGCCCGCAGGAagacggacggcggcggcggcagcggccccCTCAGTGCCGGCCGGCGAGCAGCAGGAGAAGGATGCTTGGCTTGGCGCCGACCCGGGGTTCGAGTCGGCCACCGACTTTCTGATGCTGCTGAACCGTGCCGgaccgtcggtggcggccgctTTGTTGACGAAGGATGCCATAGACCAGCTGGACCGGTTGCACGAGCTGATCGGCCAGTTCCTGACCGTGCAGGAGCAGAACATGCGCATGGCGTGGCAGTTGAAAAACGTGGAAACGTTGCGCAAGCTAAAGTTGATGCAAATAGCG ATCGCGAAGGATCCGGAATCGTTCATTGCCGGTCAGGGGGACGACCCGTCCGATAACGATCTGTTGGACAACGAGATCGAACAGAACTTGGCGTTGCTGGAGACGATCCTGGCCGCTGGcaacacggccagcagcaagcGTTCCAGCTCCAAGAG GGAGCGTAGCAAATCGGTGATCAACGAAGAGATTGCCAACTTCCAGCTGGCCAGGAAGGAGTCGGGCGGACGGAACTACTCGCTACGGCGCCAGAGCGCCATCTCCGACTTCAAACCGAAGGTGTCCAAGTGGACGAAAGTGAAGGCGGCCTTCAAGTGGGAAAAGACTAGCGCACTGCCAGCGAACGAAATCAAGAGCTCGGAAGCGATGATGATCCCGGTGAACAACGAGGTGGCCCG ATACCTCCGGGTACCATCGATTCCCTGTGTCGGCAGTTCCGGCGATTCGGTGTTTAGCTCCTCGTCCGGGATCGTCGTCAGCGGCGGATCGGCTCCCGGTACGCCCGGGGAGAACAGTTTGGCCAGCTCCACGGAAAACCTTACCGACATGAACgaggaaccggccggccgcgatAAAC ACGCCAAGCGGGACTCGGTGAAGAGCGCGTCGGAGCGAGGCAGCCAGGAGGAGGACGCCCGCCGCTCACGGTCCCTCGATGGCGAAGCAATTCTCGAACCGATCCGGCAGATGGATAAG aACAAAAACAAGTCCGCTTGGAGTAAGGTGAAGGGCATCGTGAAGAACCACCGGGGATCGCTGAAGTCGAACGAATCGCGTCGGAACGCGACGAAACCATCCAACAGTGTCGGCTGCAGCCGGGAGGCGAGTCCTTGCGAGTCGATGGAGGCCTGCGAGCTGATGGCGCACGGGCGCGATCGCTCGGATTCGTTCTCGTCCAGTCAAACttcgcccggccaccggacggcGACGACCCCGACGTTCCTGCTGCTCCCGGCGGGGACCGGCGGGGTCGGCGAAACGCAGAGTGCCCCGAGTGGTCCCAACTCACCGTGCGGCTCGATaccgaccggaccgacgaTCTCCAGTGGCGACGATGCCGATTGGAAACCGGTGACGGTGCCGGAGTACCGGACCAGTCGCAGTGGCAGCGGCGACAAGGGGGTACCACCGGCTGCGGCGGCACCGCAGCCCGCCCCGCCGGCGACCACCCGAAGTTCgcgcaaaagcaaacacaTACCTGATATCGAATCCGTACCTGAGGGCGTTCCGGTCGagaccaacaacagcagtatTAGTAGTAGGCTAAGAAAGTCACCCCCGAAGCCGCTCAGTTTGCGGCAGGAAGCGATCGACCTGCCCGGGCCGCTGGATCAGCCGCTCGGCAGCGCCGACGGACCCGCCTCGCTGtccctgtcgtcgtcgtcgcccggtGCCCGCCACTCGCCGAAGCGCCGCAGCTACGCCGGCATTACGTTCGAGCCGGACGGATCGCTTCCGGCGAGCCCGTCCGGGAAGCATTTCACGTTCTTTGGTGCCGTCCCAGCGCCCACGGCTTCGGCGGGTGCGGCGGATCAGCGTGGGGTCGAAGTGCCGGAAGGCGATTACTCGAGCGGTGACGTGTCGGATCAGACGACACCGAAGCGGCGGCCGTCGCCCAAGAACCGAACGCTGCAGCGCCAGCGGGAGGAAATCGAGCGGCGGTACCAGGAGCTGCAGCAGAAGCTCCAGCGAGAGTTTGACGCGAAACAGCAGGAATGGGAACGGATGCGCCCGGCGGCCCTGCTCCTCAACACCAACCCGC TATTGCTTCTAGTGCACCAGCTGCTGAAGGACGACCCGGGAGGCGGGCACGCGGCCATCGGTGGTGTCGCGGCGTCATCCAAGGCGCAACCCACACCGATCGTGGAGGACAATCTGACGCCGGACTTTAAGAAGAAGCTCAACGAATGGCGCTCGAAG CACCAGCCTCAGTCGTCGAAGGATGGGGCCgacgggaaaaagaaacccatcACCGACTGGCAGCTGTGGAAGACGGGACAGATCAAGCTCGAGGGCCAAGGGTTGAAGCAGCTGCCCGACGCCAAAGACCTACCGGAGGATTTCCAGAAGAAACTAT CCGAATGGAAACAGATGAAGGCCGCGAACAAGGTACCATCGTACACCAGCCAAACGTCGCCAGGCGTGGCAAGCGGATCGGCGGCGTCGGGCAACGGTGACGGCTCGATGAAACGGCACCAAGTGAAGGCGTGCGGTGGGGCTGTCAAGAAATCGAAAACTGCCGACGAGCTGGAGAAGGACAAAACCCACCAGCAgtcgcaccagcagcagcaacagcagcaacagcaacagcagcacaagGCCGAAGGGCTGTCGAAGCTGAAGGCGCTGGTCAGCACCTCGGAAGCGCCCAAGAAAGAGCTGGTCGTGCAGACGACGAAGGGCTTCATCAAGTTCGAGGGCATCTCGCGCAAATTCACGCGCAAGCTGTTCGAGTGGGAGAAGgcgaaaaacatcgccccgGAAGCGTCGACGATCGCGCTGCTGCATCCGGGCTACGCACCGGTCGTGGTGGAGAGCCGTGGCGTGCTGATGGTGGACACGAAGC GCGAAAAGTCACCGGGCCTGGTGCGATCGCTGTCCATGGACAGCATTGCGCCGAACCCGTCCGCCTCGTCCATCTCGCACCAACCGTCGAGCCTCTCGCTGAACGATGCCGACGAGCTGAAGGACGCGGATAAGGACAGCGCGTCCAACAACCGGCGGGTGTCGTCGAACCCGGAGCTCGAGCTGAGCGCCGAACGGGAGGAACCCGGGGCCGTGCTGGTGGAGGTGGAGGACGACGTGCTCGAGATGGCCGATCCCTTGCCCGCGCCGGCAACGGCCGTCGAACGGAGGCAATCGACAACGCTCAGCCCGAACCAGAAAGCCAAAGA GCCTGGCTATGCGTCGAGACcttccagcaacagcagcacgatcCTGAAGGACTCCACCAAGCTGCTGATCCGGCTAAGCGAACAGGACTCGGTTGACCGGGACGAGGTGCGCCGGCTGAAGATCGTGCTCCGGGCGCTGATCGCCACGCTGCCCGAGTTTGTCGAGACCGGCTCACGGAACAGCATCGCGTTTTTCGCCTACATGAAGGATCTGGCGCTGGACGTGCTGCGCCAGCTGCACCGCTTCGACGACGGCACGCCCAAGGACGCGGGCGAGGTGCTTGCCAACGTGCAGTCCATCAACGGGCTGGTGGCCGAGCTGAAGAAGTCGCTCCACGCGTACATGAAGTACGCGACGGGCGGTGCGAACGGACGTAACGACGAGGAGATACCGCAGATCAGTATTacgccggcggccatcgggGCGCAGGCAACGACCTCTATCCAGCGGACGGACGACTCGTTCCGCAGCATGGCCACCATCAACGTGACCCCGACGTTCCTGTGCAATGCGGTGCGCGTGAAAACCGTCgacgtggcggtggccagcccggTGCACCGGCTACTGCCGGTGAGCTCCGAATCGGAGCCGGTACCGGTGACGTCACCGGACGATTCATCGGCCCCGCGCAAGGAGTTGGTCCCGCGCAAGGAGTCTCCGGAAAAGGAGGCCCGGGAGCCGACGGGTGGCAAAAAGCTGCAGCGCAACCTGAGCAACGGCAGCCGCCGGAAGACGCGCATCAAGCGGATGGGCTCGCGGCAGAGCAGCAAAACGGAAAGTGACAGTGACGACAGCGGGCCGAACTGTGCGCTGGATGTCCCGCGCAagacaaaacggaaaacgagcCGGGCGAAAAAGTCGTCCTTCGATTCGACGGAacggctggccaccggtgagcgGGCGGCCGTCGCCGAGGACGTGGTGTACGTGCTGAAGATCAAACCGGGCCAGAAGATCGAGCAGCTGGAACACCCGCAGCCCCAGAACGCGCTCATGACGATGGCCGGCCCCGAAGAGGTGCTCGTCTCGCCGCCGGGAAACTGCGTGGAGCCCCTGGTCGAGGAGCTGGCTACCGTGGCCAGTGCGGCCACGACGAGTGTGCTGGtgaaaacgaagcgaaagattTTCACCACACTCGAGCCGGGGGCACTCCCGCCTGGTGAgttgccggtggcggctcCGAAGGTCGCCATCAGCCAGGAGCTCGAGTCCGGCTCGGGTACCTCGGATCGGAACGAAGCGGAAACGGTCGCGACGCCGTACGGTGCGGCCGAGCAGAGCCGCGTCACCAATCTGCCGCCGTTGCCACAGTCGCCGGGCATGCAGCGACGGCTgcatgaccaccaccacggctcCCACCAGAAGGCCCCGAACAAGGAGCTGTCGCCGAACATACGGATCATGATCGCCAAGTACAACCAGCGGCTCTCGACGGAGAAGCCGGGCACCTCGCCGCACAGTTCGGGCTCCTGCTCACCGGTCGCCTGGCGATCGCCCGTTCTCGATCGGCGCGTGCGCAAGCAGACGGAAAAGTATCAGGACGCGATTCAGCTCTCCAAGTCGGCCAGTGCCGGCAGCTTGCGCAAGTCCCTGCGGCATCTGGAAGACGGTCCGGGGCTGCCGGCTGGGCAGGGCGCTCTGCTTGGCAGGCGCGATCGACTGGGGGCTGAGGACCGAGCGCCGGTGATTAAATCGTCCAGCACGAGCAAAATCGAGGGTACGACCAGCAAGGGGACCGAACTGCGCGATTGTCCAAGGACCAAAGAGGAATCTCCCGAACTCTTGGCCACCTTCCTGGCGTGTGACAGTCTGCGAAGGCGCGACACGCTGTCGCGCCTGGAAAGAAGCCGCGAGGCAGCCCAATCGAAATCTTCCGAACCGCCCTCCGCGACGGTTGACGCCAGCGTTCCGCCAGCCTCGGCTACCGGAACGATCCGCAAGGAGCGTCTGTACAAGAAGCGCACCGAGTCTCCGATTGCGGCGAGCGGATCCGCGATGGTGTCCCGGGGCGAAAAGTACTCCCGCTGTCGGTCCGTGCCGAACGAGGAGTGCGCACCGGAGGCGCTGATTTCATCGAAAGCCCTGAAACCGCCCAGCCCACGGTTGATCGCTCGCCGGCGGCATCTGGAGCTGCAGCAGCGGGCGGGCGAGTGTTCGCGATCGGCGCCGACGACACCGCTCGACGAGAACCGGAGTATCCTCGTGCCGCTGAGCCAGCGGGCGTTGAAGTTGCAGAAGGCCAAGGAAGAGTTTCTCCTGCGGGccccactggccactggtgaTCGGTCCGCCGTGTCCACGCCCGAGCCGGTCGCGTCCGATTGGAGCAACCGGTTGAGCCAGATCAGTGCCACCACCAGTACGGCCTCGAGTGCCCTGGACGCGGGGGGCTGTCCGGATCTGCTCCTGATGAAGAGTGCCAGTGCGGGCGTGGTCGACGGTGCCTCGGTTACCGACGTCTCGTTACGCCGCAACGAATCCGGCGAGGTGCGGCCAGATGTCGGCGGCGGATCGTCGTCACGCCACAGCATCAGCACGACGAGTGGTGGCCGTTTCGGAGGCCTCTCGAACCTGGCGTCGAAGCTGCGCAAGGTGAAGCTACGGCGCAGCAGCAAGGATCTCAGCAAGATGCACGCCGTCTCGGCCCTTTGCCGCCAGAGTCTGATGGTGGACATCAGTGGGGAGGCCGCGAAACTCGGTAGCGCCCACAGTCTGGGGTCGCCGCGGAGTAGCCTCGGTGCCACCGACGAGGCGGACCGCGAGGGTGACAGTGAGCCGCTCAAAAAGTCCGGCAGCGTGCAGGCAATCTGTAACCGGTTCCGGCGAACCGGCGATCGTAGCGACGAGCTCAAGAAGAGCCGCAGTCTGGGATTTCTGGAGCCCGATCGGAAGGGTTCCGGGTGA